The DNA region GGACGCACGGAGCGAAGCGAGGCGTGATCTCCACCGTGGAGCGGGATCCCGAGGCGCTCGTCGCGCGAGCCCTGGCGTCGCGCGACATGCACGGGCTCGACCTGGCGCGCGAGGTCACCTGCGCGGCGGCCCACGCCTGGGACGGCGAGGCACCTGCCGGCGCGCTCCACGTCGTGGCCTACGACTTCGGGATGAAGCACAACATCGCCAGGATGCTCGCCGGTGTGGGCTGCCGCGTGACGATCGTCCCCGCGACCACATCTGCGGACGAGGCGCTCGCGCTCGAGCCGGACGGGATCTTCTTCTCGAACGGTCCCGGCGACCCGGAGCCCTGCACGTACGCGGTCGAGGCCGCAGCGGCGCTCCTCGACAAGCGGCCGATCTTCGGCATCTGCCTGGGCCACCAGATTCTCGGCCTCGCCTGCGGGGGGAAGACCTTCAAGCTGAAGTTCGGCCACCGGGGCGCGAACCACCCCGTGAAGAACCTCCGCACGGGGCAGGTGGAGATCACGTCGCAGAACCACGGCTTCGCGGTCGATCCGTCGCTCTTCGACCGTGCGGAGTACGAGCTGACCCACGTGAACCTGAACGACGGAACGGTCGAGGGCTTCCGCCACCGCGACCTGCCCGTCTTCTCCGTCCAGTACCATCCCGAGGCGAGCCCCGGGCCCCACGACAGCCACTATCTCTTCCGCGAGTTCGTGCGCGCCATGAAGGATCGGCGGGGCCCCGTCGCGGAATCGCACGCGCTCGGGCTTCCGCCCGCGTTCGCCGGACACCCGGCGCCCGTCTCCTGATGCCGCGCGATCCCTCCATCCGGTCCGTCCTCGTGATCGGATCGGGACCGATCGTGATCGGGCAGGCGTGCGAGTTCGACTACAGCGGCACCCAGGCCGTGAAGGTGCTCCGCTCCGAGGGGATCCGCGTCTCCCTCGTGAACTCGAACCCCGCCACGATCATGACCGACCCGGAGTACGCGGATCGCACGTACGTGGAGCCGCTCACGCCCGAGGTGGTGGAGGCGATCCTCGAGCGCGAGCGGCCCGACGCGCTCCTGCCGACGGTCGGAGGTCAGACCGCGCTCAACCTCGCCGTCGAGCTCTCCCGGCGCGGCGTGCTCGACCGGCTGGGCGTTCGAATGATCGGCGCGAGCCGGCGCGCGGTGGAGGTGGGAGAGGATCGCCGGCTCTTCCGGGACGCGATGGAGCGGATCGGTCTCGAGGTGCCGCGGAGCGGCTTCGCGCAGAGCCGCGAGGAGGCGCTCCAGGTGCTCGACATCACCGGGCTCCCGGCCGTGATCCGCCCCTCGTTCACGCTCGGCGGGACCGGAGGCGGGATCGCGTACAACGTCGAGGAATTCGAGCAGGCGGTGGCGCGGGGCCTCGAGCTCTCGCCCGTCCGCGAGATCCTGATCGAGGAGTCCGTGATCGGGTGGAAGGAGTACGAGCTCGAGGTGATGCGCGACCGGGCGGACAACTTCGTCGTGATCTGCTCGATCGAGAACTTCGACCCGATGGGGATCCACACGGGCGACTCCGTCACGGTCGCGCCCGCGCAGACCCTCACGGACCGCGAGTACCAGGGCATGCGGAACGACGCGCGGGCGATCATCCGCGAGGTGGGGGTCGAGACCGGCGGCTCCAACATCCAGTTCGCGGTCGATCCCCGGACCGGGCGCAGGGTCGTGATCGAGATGAACCCGCGCGTCTCGCGCTCGTCCGCGCTCGCCAGCAAGGCGACCGGCTTCCCGATCGCGAAGATCGCCGCGCTCCTCGCCGTGGGATACCGCCTCGACGAGATCCGGAACGACATCACCCGCGTCACGCCCGCGAGCTTCGAGCCGGTGCTGGACTACGTCGTGGTGAAGATCCCGCGCTGGGCCTTCGAGAAGTTCCGGGACGCGAGCCCGATCCTCGGCACCCAGATGAAGTCCGTGGGCGAGGTGATGGCGATCGGCCGCACGTTCAAGGAGGCGCTCCACAAGGGGCTCCGCGGTCTCGAGTCGGGGAGCGGCGGGAGCGGGTTCGGCAGGGGATCGCTCGACGAGGCGCGCATCAAGGAGAAGCTCCTCACGCCCGACCCGGACCGGATCTTCTACGTGAAGCGCGCGTGCGAGCTGGGCTGGCCGCACGAGGAGATCCACCGCATGACCGGGATCGACCCCTGGTTCCTCGACCAGATCCAGCAGATCGCGAACATGAAGGAGC from Candidatus Eisenbacteria bacterium includes:
- the carA gene encoding glutamine-hydrolyzing carbamoyl-phosphate synthase small subunit; amino-acid sequence: MTRPVETPATLALEDGIYFEGIGFGRIGETSGEVVFNTALCGYQEVLTDPSYRGQIVVMTYPHIGNYGVNRDDVESARPQVAGFVVREASTRASSWRASGELHRYLDEAGVVGIREIDTRALTRHIRTHGAKRGVISTVERDPEALVARALASRDMHGLDLAREVTCAAAHAWDGEAPAGALHVVAYDFGMKHNIARMLAGVGCRVTIVPATTSADEALALEPDGIFFSNGPGDPEPCTYAVEAAAALLDKRPIFGICLGHQILGLACGGKTFKLKFGHRGANHPVKNLRTGQVEITSQNHGFAVDPSLFDRAEYELTHVNLNDGTVEGFRHRDLPVFSVQYHPEASPGPHDSHYLFREFVRAMKDRRGPVAESHALGLPPAFAGHPAPVS
- the carB gene encoding carbamoyl-phosphate synthase large subunit: MPRDPSIRSVLVIGSGPIVIGQACEFDYSGTQAVKVLRSEGIRVSLVNSNPATIMTDPEYADRTYVEPLTPEVVEAILERERPDALLPTVGGQTALNLAVELSRRGVLDRLGVRMIGASRRAVEVGEDRRLFRDAMERIGLEVPRSGFAQSREEALQVLDITGLPAVIRPSFTLGGTGGGIAYNVEEFEQAVARGLELSPVREILIEESVIGWKEYELEVMRDRADNFVVICSIENFDPMGIHTGDSVTVAPAQTLTDREYQGMRNDARAIIREVGVETGGSNIQFAVDPRTGRRVVIEMNPRVSRSSALASKATGFPIAKIAALLAVGYRLDEIRNDITRVTPASFEPVLDYVVVKIPRWAFEKFRDASPILGTQMKSVGEVMAIGRTFKEALHKGLRGLESGSGGSGFGRGSLDEARIKEKLLTPDPDRIFYVKRACELGWPHEEIHRMTGIDPWFLDQIQQIANMKERITPDLPTATLREAKRMGFSDARIAELTGSREEDVRARRKREGIVPVYK